The Calditrichota bacterium DNA segment TACATATTCCGTTGCTAAAGCAAATCAATACTATTCCTGGGCCGGGTACTGGGAAGGCAATACTGCGGAAAGCAGAGCAAAGAAAGAATACCTTTACCGATATGATACTCCCCATCTGTTGACAGGGATGTTCGGTTTTCAGTTTACCAAAGGCCAAGGTCCCACATTGTTTGGGTTCAAAGTTTTGGAAAATTTCCTGATGCAGTTCAACATGCGAATCCGCAGCGGTTATCCTTACACACCATCGGTAGGCGGACAGGGGCTGGAACCGAATACTGCTCGTCGGCCCATGGTATACAATATTGACGCCGTATTTCGCAGGGATTTCTATTTCGGCAATTCCATTCGTGCCGGCTTCATTGCTCGCATTACTAATCTGTTCAATATCAGAAACGTATTGCAAGTTTACTCTGAAACTGGCAGCCCGTCAGAACCGAATCCTGGCTACAGCAAAACGAACTACAGCACAAATTGGGATACGCCGTGGCATTGGAGCCAGGGAAGGCGCATCGATTTCGGGCTCAGGATGGAATTTTAAACCATTCATTTCAGCAAAGGTGTGAAATTGAACCCAGGAAAAAGAAATTTTTCAAAGCTGGACTAAATGAAAAAATTGCTTCATTATTCTGGAGGACATGTTAAATGAAAAGGCTCATTTTCTACGGCATCGTCGCGACCGCTCTAATTTTGATGTTATTTTCCTCGATGTATGCCGCAGATATCAATAAAAAAGCGACTCGTAAATTGGCAAAAACTGCCAAAACGATTGATCAGGCGGTAGGACTATTAGATGCAGGAAAATTGCAGCACACTGTGTTTAACGACGGTCGTCTGGCGACCTGGGCTTATCGTCCGAAAGTACCTTCTGTGTTTTACAAAGGGTGGTCTTATATCCCGGATTTGAATATGATGATTGGCGTACCGGAAGATTCTGCGTGGACGCCCTATACTGTAGATATTGCAACCGGGCAACCCAAATTAAAAGGGCCTTCTGTTTCCGCGACTTTTGCCGGCGGCGATTGGGGACCAAAAGCGGGATCGTACGGCGGACTTCATTCCGGCGATATGACATTCGGCGATGTGCTTACCGGAACGACGTTAGGCGATTATCCGCTGATGGCGACCAGTGTTTATCCCACAAGTTGGCCCAAAAATAGTGACGGCTACCCTTTTTGGCCCGGCCTATGGGCGGTGGATCCTAATACCGGAATTGTTGCGATCGATTCGGTGCCGGCAAACGAATTTGATTTCAATAACGTGACGCGCCCCTGGATATATTGCCCTACTTCCGATGACACGATTTTAGTAGGCAAGTTTTTCTCCGACAAAGAAGTTTTCTTTAGCATGACGGACTATGATAAAAACAATCAGGGTCTAGTCTACGCAGAGAGCGACGGGGATACAACGCAGGGGTACGCATTGAATATTCAACTGGACATCTCCGGTTTGTGTTATGGGCGTTCTTATGCAGAAGACATTATCTTTTTCCCCATGCAAATTATCAACAACAGCACTCACGACTACCATGATGTCTATGTCGGATTTTACAATGATTCCGATGTTCCGGAATATAATCTGACTTCCACATTAAATGACCGTATGGACTGGATGACTTTTCTCAAGAGCGAGTACGATGTGGAAAATGACACCACATATCAGTACAACATGGCGTATATTTACGATTACCGCTACGGGACAGGAGATTTTCCCGGTCCGGAATATAAAGTCATCCCGGCATTGAAAATTTTGGAAACGCCGCCTGCGCCGCGTGACATCGATCTTGACGGCGATGGCCTGACTGATATTTACGAAGGAGATCAATTGGGTATCACCGGTTGGCACTGGTTTGAGTGGGAGCAACGTCCGGGACAGGTGGATAATACGCGGCTGGAACTCATCAGCTACAAAATTTTGGCCGGCGACACCACCGATATTTTGCCGGAGGAAGACAATGCCTATTTTTGGCCTTCGCCTAACGGAAAACTAAATCCCCATTTTGATTCTCCTGAGGGCATCAAAGAAATGTTTCCCGATGGTACGGACTGCGTTTTTATTATGAGCTCCGGGCCTTTTGATATTGCGGCGGGCGACACAACGACTTTCTCGTTCGCGCTGGTCATGGGCGACGATACAAATGACGTTAAATTTAACGCCCGCACCGCTCAGTTCATGTATGAATTGAATTATCAGGGCGCAGATCCGCCGCCGACGCCGACGGTTCAGGCTGTTGCCGGAGACGGGGAAGTGACTCTCTACTGGAATGATGCTGCGGAAAAAGCAGTCGATTTGATGACGGCTTACCATGACTTCGAGGGCTATAAAATTTACCGTACGACGTCCAACCCGGTAAATAATGAATGGGGAGACAAAATTTATGACGGCAACGGACTGGAAGTCGGTTTTGTTCCGTTGGCGCAATACGATTTGAACAACAGTATTTCAGGATTGGACCCGGTATATCCGCATTTGAACCTGGGAACTAACAACGGAATAGTTCACATGTTCGTTGACAAAAATGTGACTGACGGCGTGACATATTGGTACACAGTCACTGCTTACGACCGGGGTGTGCCTCAGGATCCTGACTTGAATCCCGACAACTGGGCGCCGCTGAATTATCTCGAATGTTCCAAAGGAACCAATCCCAGCGCCTCGCCGAATCTGGTGATGGTCGTTCCCGGGAAAACCGCTTCCAATTTGGTGCAGTCTGATGTGAAAATTCAGCCGCTTCCCGGCACTTACGCCAATAATGATCTTGCAGCGCTAATTGTTGATCCCTACGCAATTACCGGCCACTCTTATTTAATTTCATTTGACGACACCACGTCGACGAGCACGACGTACAGTTTGTTGGACGAGGTGACCGGAAGCTATCTCGTCGAAAATTCGCCGAGTATCCACGGACAGGAATCGCCGATCATTGATGGCATGATTTTGACCATCAACCAGAAATTTGACGCGATTGGCTTTGATCCGGATTCTGTCGAATGGTATCACGGCTCTCCGGGTACGCCTTCAAATTGTAATTGGCAGTTTTCCGGTTCCTACATTACGAAAGAGCATTTTGATTACGAAATCCGTTTCACAGAAGAACCGGATACGGCATTTTTTCCGCCGACGCTTGTGGTGCCATTTGAAATCTGGAACATTACTTTGAATCAAAAGGCGAGATTTGCCCAATATCCGCCGCCAAATCCGGCAGATACAACGGAGGAGATGAAAAATTCATTTACCGACGGCGATGAATTTACCTTACAGGAGACCATTAACGGCAGGATGTCTTTTACGGTAAAACTTAAATTATTCAAACCGCCGCTAAACATGATTATTGACACGACTTTTGTCACGGCAGACAGCATGGTATTTGACACCACTTACACGGACACCAGTGTCGCGCCTGTCACCGGCGATGTTTTGCAACTCATTACCGGAAAGCCGTTTAAAGGCAGCCGTGATTTCTTCCGCATCAACACCGCGCCGTACATGACAAGAGAGGTGACAGATGATGACATGGACAAAATTAAAGTTGTCCCGAATCCTTACATGGTGTCTGCGGAATGGGAGTTAGACCCGTACGTCAAACAATTGCAATTCACTAATTTGCCTGCAGAGTGCGATATCCACATTTACACTCTCAGCGGTGAGCGCGTAATCAGTCTGCATCACAAAAATGATGTCGAAGGATGGGAATATTGGAATATGCTGTCTTTCAATCAGCAGGAAGTGGCTTATGGCTGTTACGTTTATGTGGTTGAAACGCCGTCAGGGAAAAAGAAAATTGGTAAATTCGTCATACTCAGATAAGTGAATTGGAGTTTTGAAAAAATAAAATTGTCAATCAAGGAGATAATAAAAATGAAAAGAGTCATGATATTTCTCTTCATCGTTGTCTTTGTCGGCGCATTGCAGGTCTGGTCGCAAGACATCAGCCGGGTTGGTACGGCAGCGGGACAATTTTTGAAATTGGGCGTGGGCGCTCGAACCGGCGCTCTCGGAGAAGCTGCGGTCACTATCCCCGGCGAGGTCACCGGTTTGTACTGGAACCCGGGAACGATCGCGACAATCGATCACACGGCAATGGCTTTTTCCAGAAATGAGCTTTACGCCGACATGTCGTATAATTTTATCGGCGTTGTTCAGCCATTGGGCGGAGGCAATGCAATCGGAGTAAGTGCAATTTTTCTCAATACCGGCGATATGGAAATTACCACGCTGGCGCATCCGGAAGGTACTGAGACTTATTTTAATTGGCAAGCTTATTGCTTCGGTTTGACTTACAGCCGCTACGTGACTGATCGTTTGAGTCTCGGCGGAACGATTAAATACATTCGCGAAGGAGCTTATCATCTGCAAGCTCATACTATTGCCATCGATTTGGGATCGTTATTGGATACTGGCATTTTGGGAATGAAAATGGGAATGACGCTGAGCAATTTCGGAAGCGACATGCGTCTGGAAGGTCCGAGTCTCAGAGTGTCCCACGACCGCTGGCCCACTAGGCCCGGAACGCTGCCCGTAGATGCGTATTTAAAGACGGAAAAGTATCCACTGCCGCTGATGTTTCGCCTGGGATTGTCAATGGAACTCATCGGCGCACAGGGACAAATCAGTTCCAGCGAGACCAGCCGCTTGTTCGTAGCCGCGGACGTCTATGATCCGAATGACGCTTTAATGCGATCCAATTTCGGGATTGAATATGCGTGGAAGGACATGTTCTATCTCCGCGCCGGATATCGCGGCTTGGCGGTTGAAAAGGATGAATACAAATCCTACAACACCGCCAGCTATACTTTCGGCGGCGGTCTGGCGTACGATTTGAAGTTCGCCAGCTTTCGCGTTGACTACGCATTCACTGATTTCCAATTGCTGGGATCCGGGCACTTGTTCACATTGGTGTTGGGATTTTAAATGAAGTAAATCCGCAGTTTGTATAGCGACAAAGCCTCCGGAAAAGAATCTCCCTTCCGGGGGCTTTTTTTACACGAAAAGGAAAAAGTGCTTGCAAAAAAGAAAATTATGTATTATTTTTACAACCAATTTTGATATTGTTGGTTATTTATTTGACTTTGGACGAAATTTCAATCATCGGGACAATCCATGCGAATAAGCGTCGAAAAAACAATGAATTACGCTCAAGCCGTTGACTATCTTTTTAGCCTGACGAGTCTCGGATGGAAATTGGGACTGAACAAAATAAGATCTCTTTTGAAAGAACTCGATAATCCCCATGAAAAATATCGTGTGATTCATGTCGGCGGCACAAACGGCAAAGGGTCCACCTCCAGTATGTTGGCTTCTATTTTACAGCAATCTGGTTATCGCACCGGTTTGTTTACGTCGCCGCATCTGATTCGCGTGGGTGAGCGAATTAAGATTGATGGACTACCGATTTCCAGGGAAGACCTTGTTTTTTATATTGAAAAATTAAAGCCCCTGTTCACAAAATACAAGTGCACTTTTTTTGAGGCGTTGACGGCCATCGGATTTACCTATTTTGCAGATCAAAAAGTTGAAGTGGCAGTGATTGAAGTCGGCCTCGGCGGGAGGTTGGATGCGACCAATGTGGTAAATCCGCTGCTGAGCATCATCACCAATGTTAATTTTGACCACATGAAACAATTGGGCTACGACCGAAAAAGCATTGCGCGCGAAAAAGCCGGCATCATCAAAGAAAATTCCATTTGCATCACCAACAACAAATACCAGAGTGTGGCGCGAGTGTTTGCAGAAGCGGGTCTGCGAAAAAATACGAAATTGATTTCTTTGAGTGAACTTATGCGCGTAAATAACGCTGTTTACGGAGAAGAAGAAACTGTCTTTGATCTGGCAATAAACGGTTCATTTTTTCCGAGATTGAGATTGTCGCTCTTAGGTCCCCATCAGGTGGAGAACGCGGCGCTGGCAGTGACGGCAGCAAAGATTTTGCAGGAACGATTTTTGCCTTTGAAAAACGATGATATTTATGCCGGTCTGGCGCAAGTGAATTGGCCTGGTCGGTTGCAACTTATCTCGAAAAAGCCGCGCCTGTTAGCCGATGTCGCGCACAACCCGGATGGCGCGCGGGCTCTTGCCAAATCCGTTCAGAAAATATTTCATTATCGCCGTTTGTATCTTTTGATGGGGGTCATGCGCGACAAGGAATATGAAAAGATGATAAAACGGTTGGCGCCGATGGTGCATTGTTTTATCGCGGTGAGCCCGGATTATTACCGTAGTCTGGTGGCGAAAAAGCTTGCCCAATCCGCGCGGAAATATTGTCGGCAGGTAAAAAGTTTTGGTCAAGTTTTCCAAGGCATAGATTATGCATTGAAGCAAGCAAAGGAGGATGATTTAATAGTTTGCACCGGGTCGCATTTTACTATCGGCGAAGTCTTGCAGTATTTTGAGTAAATTTTTTAAAAAAAACTTGACAATAATGAAAATTTTTAATAGATTTAGGCGTTCAACTCTCCTTGTTGATAAAAGTGCTTTTCGCTAAGCTCCCAAGACCCTCGGTGGTATAATCCTTGAAAAATGAAAGAAATCGTTGAGGCGCTATCGAAGTTTTTTCACTCATGGTTGCAAAAAATTTGAAACGTCAAAGTTTTCTTTTTATTCTTGAGTTTAGGCATGATTCGTGTGAGTCGATGAGTTTAATCTAAAAAGGTAAAAACAGCTATTTTAGGCAAAAATGGCGCACAAAAGAAAATTGTTTTTATTGGAGTTGTTTTATTCCATCCGTTGACTTCTTTAAAAAGTACCTGGTTTTTGACCAAACTCATCGATACGTGTTGAAAAAAATACTTACATCAGCGGGTAATTTTTTAAGCAAAACGCTCGTTTGAAAATTTGAAACAAATGAGGGAAGGCAATGGCTCAGGTCAAATTAGAGCATGTCAGCAAAATTTTTGACAAGAATGTTCTCGCGGTGAACGATGTAAACGTTGAAGTTCACGATAAGGAATTTATGGTTTTGGTTGGCCCGTCCGGCTGCGGCAAATCGACAACGTTGCGGATGATTGCCGGTTTGGAAGATGTGAGCAAAGGGAAAATTTACATCGGAAATCGCGCGGTAAACGATGTTCCGCCCAAGGATCGGGATATTGCAATGGTGTTTCAAAATTACGCGCTGTACCCGCACATGACCGTATTTCAGAACATGGCGTTTGGCCTCAAATTGAGGAAATTTCCGAAAAATGAGATTGAAGGACGAGTGCGCGAAGCGGCTGAAATTTTGGAAATAACTGAATTGTTAGCTCGAAAGCCCAAAGCGCTTTCCGGCGGGCAAAGGCAGCGAGTGGCGGTCGGCCGGGCGATTGTTCGCAAACCCAAAGTTTTTTTGTTTGACGAGCCTCTTTCCAACCTCGACGCCAAACTCCGCGTTCAGATGCGAACGGAAATTTCCAAATTGCACAATCGGTTGGAAACGACGATGATTTACGTGACCCACGATCAGATGGAAGCGATGACTATGGGCGACCGGATTGTTGTCATGAAGGACGGAATCGTTCATCAGATAGACACGCCGCTGAATTTGTACGATCTTCCGGTCAATAAATTTGTCGCTGGTTTTATCGGCAGTCCTGCGATGAATTTTTTGTCGGGAACTTTAAGACGCCACAATGGTTTGATTTTCGACGAAGGGAACATTCAATTAGCTATCCCGGAAATTTATCGGGACAAATTAGCTAATTTTATCGACAAAGAAATCATTCTTGGTATTCGCCCCGAGGACATCAACGACGCTCACTTCGCCGAACTTATAAAATATCCCGCTCCGGTAGAAACTTTGCTGGAGGTCATCGAGCCGATGGGGAATGAATTTTTCCTTTACTTAAATACAGGAAATCACCAACTCATCGCCAGAATTAATGAAAAAAACGAACTGGCTGTGGGTAAGAATGCCAAACTTGTTTTTAAGATGGAAAAGGCGCATTTTTTTGACCCGGAGACGGAGAAAAGACTATAATTACTTTTCTGCTATCAAATAGGTGACACGCAAGCATTTCTCCGAATAACACATAATAACCTCAATCGAATCCCGAATTTGTGAAAAAGATTCAGCGTGATTTCGACTCAGTTTTGTCGGGAAATTTTATTGCTAACGTAAGATTCCCTGACTATTTATCGATTGACATTGTGAAATCGGCGAGCCATGTTGCTGATATCGACTACGACCTATCACTGACAAAAGGAATTCAGTTTTGGTTAAGAATATATTTACGAATTTATAAAAAAAGGATCTAAAGATGGATATTGCAGAATTAAAAGCTTTGAAAATCTCTGAATTGACGAAAGTGGCGCAAGATTTGA contains these protein-coding regions:
- a CDS encoding PorV/PorQ family protein; this encodes MKRVMIFLFIVVFVGALQVWSQDISRVGTAAGQFLKLGVGARTGALGEAAVTIPGEVTGLYWNPGTIATIDHTAMAFSRNELYADMSYNFIGVVQPLGGGNAIGVSAIFLNTGDMEITTLAHPEGTETYFNWQAYCFGLTYSRYVTDRLSLGGTIKYIREGAYHLQAHTIAIDLGSLLDTGILGMKMGMTLSNFGSDMRLEGPSLRVSHDRWPTRPGTLPVDAYLKTEKYPLPLMFRLGLSMELIGAQGQISSSETSRLFVAADVYDPNDALMRSNFGIEYAWKDMFYLRAGYRGLAVEKDEYKSYNTASYTFGGGLAYDLKFASFRVDYAFTDFQLLGSGHLFTLVLGF
- a CDS encoding bifunctional folylpolyglutamate synthase/dihydrofolate synthase, producing MRISVEKTMNYAQAVDYLFSLTSLGWKLGLNKIRSLLKELDNPHEKYRVIHVGGTNGKGSTSSMLASILQQSGYRTGLFTSPHLIRVGERIKIDGLPISREDLVFYIEKLKPLFTKYKCTFFEALTAIGFTYFADQKVEVAVIEVGLGGRLDATNVVNPLLSIITNVNFDHMKQLGYDRKSIAREKAGIIKENSICITNNKYQSVARVFAEAGLRKNTKLISLSELMRVNNAVYGEEETVFDLAINGSFFPRLRLSLLGPHQVENAALAVTAAKILQERFLPLKNDDIYAGLAQVNWPGRLQLISKKPRLLADVAHNPDGARALAKSVQKIFHYRRLYLLMGVMRDKEYEKMIKRLAPMVHCFIAVSPDYYRSLVAKKLAQSARKYCRQVKSFGQVFQGIDYALKQAKEDDLIVCTGSHFTIGEVLQYFE
- the ugpC gene encoding sn-glycerol-3-phosphate ABC transporter ATP-binding protein UgpC — encoded protein: MAQVKLEHVSKIFDKNVLAVNDVNVEVHDKEFMVLVGPSGCGKSTTLRMIAGLEDVSKGKIYIGNRAVNDVPPKDRDIAMVFQNYALYPHMTVFQNMAFGLKLRKFPKNEIEGRVREAAEILEITELLARKPKALSGGQRQRVAVGRAIVRKPKVFLFDEPLSNLDAKLRVQMRTEISKLHNRLETTMIYVTHDQMEAMTMGDRIVVMKDGIVHQIDTPLNLYDLPVNKFVAGFIGSPAMNFLSGTLRRHNGLIFDEGNIQLAIPEIYRDKLANFIDKEIILGIRPEDINDAHFAELIKYPAPVETLLEVIEPMGNEFFLYLNTGNHQLIARINEKNELAVGKNAKLVFKMEKAHFFDPETEKRL